Proteins encoded by one window of Blautia argi:
- the ftsH gene encoding ATP-dependent zinc metalloprotease FtsH: MEKQSRSWITPLLFLLVVLCVGGMLVSRFTERNDYTMEALDQAMEDSQVTEVFIRPNKEVPTGKVLVRLKTGEEREFTALDVKEVQEKIEESGEDISVKVGDVPRDSVFLTSVMPLLLTGLLVFFMFGMMNRQMSGGGSNAKMMNFGKSRAKMSTDADKKVTFKEVAGLQEEKEELEEIVDFLKEPQKYVKVGARIPKGVLLVGPPGTGKTLLAKAVAGEAGVPFFSISGSDFVEMFVGVGASRVRDLFEEAKKNAPCIIFIDEIDAVARRRGTGMGGGHDEREQTLNQLLVEMDGFGVNEGIIVMSATNRVDILDPAILRPGRFDRKVGVGRPDIKGREEILKVHAAKKPLGEDVDLEEVARTTAGYTGADLENLMNEAAILTAKDGRYFINQSDIRRAFIKTGIGAEKKSRVISEKEKKITAYHEAGHAILFHVLPEMEPVHTISIIPTGIGAAGYTMPLPGKDEMFNSRKKMLENIVVSLGGRIAEELIFDDITTGASQDIKQASQMARAMVTQYGMSDKVGMIHYGSDEDEVFIGRDLAHTRNYAEETAALIDSEVKRIIDESYAKAKEILKEHEDVLHRCANLLIEKEKIGREEFEALF, translated from the coding sequence GTGGAGAAGCAGTCAAGAAGCTGGATAACACCTCTGCTGTTTTTGCTGGTGGTACTGTGTGTGGGAGGAATGTTAGTCAGCCGCTTTACCGAGAGGAATGACTATACCATGGAAGCACTGGACCAGGCAATGGAGGACAGCCAGGTGACAGAGGTGTTTATCCGCCCGAATAAAGAAGTGCCTACAGGAAAGGTACTGGTGCGTCTGAAAACAGGCGAGGAAAGAGAGTTTACAGCTCTTGATGTAAAGGAAGTGCAGGAAAAGATAGAGGAATCCGGAGAAGATATCTCTGTGAAAGTGGGAGATGTACCGAGAGATAGTGTTTTTCTCACTTCTGTGATGCCTCTGCTGCTCACCGGTCTTCTGGTTTTCTTCATGTTTGGTATGATGAACCGTCAGATGTCAGGAGGCGGGAGCAATGCCAAAATGATGAATTTCGGCAAGAGCCGGGCAAAAATGTCTACAGATGCGGATAAGAAAGTGACCTTTAAAGAGGTTGCCGGCCTGCAGGAAGAAAAGGAAGAGTTGGAGGAAATTGTGGACTTTTTGAAGGAGCCGCAAAAATATGTAAAGGTGGGAGCCAGAATTCCAAAGGGTGTGCTTTTGGTGGGCCCTCCGGGAACAGGTAAAACTCTTTTGGCAAAAGCTGTGGCAGGAGAAGCTGGGGTTCCTTTTTTCTCTATTTCAGGTTCTGATTTTGTAGAAATGTTTGTGGGTGTGGGAGCTTCCAGAGTCAGGGATTTATTCGAAGAGGCAAAGAAAAATGCGCCCTGTATTATTTTTATTGATGAGATTGATGCAGTTGCCAGAAGGAGAGGTACTGGCATGGGCGGTGGACATGACGAGAGAGAGCAGACCTTAAACCAGCTTCTGGTGGAAATGGACGGATTTGGTGTCAATGAAGGTATTATTGTTATGTCAGCAACCAACCGTGTAGATATTCTGGATCCGGCAATCCTGCGACCGGGACGCTTTGACCGCAAGGTCGGTGTGGGAAGACCGGATATTAAGGGAAGAGAAGAGATTTTAAAGGTGCATGCAGCTAAAAAGCCTTTGGGAGAAGATGTGGATTTAGAAGAGGTGGCAAGGACCACAGCCGGATATACAGGTGCGGATCTGGAAAACCTGATGAATGAGGCAGCGATTCTCACAGCAAAGGACGGCAGATACTTTATTAACCAGAGTGATATCCGCCGGGCATTTATTAAGACCGGAATTGGTGCAGAAAAGAAAAGCCGGGTGATTTCCGAAAAAGAAAAGAAAATTACAGCTTATCATGAAGCAGGTCACGCAATTTTATTCCATGTGCTTCCGGAAATGGAGCCTGTGCATACCATTTCCATTATTCCCACGGGAATCGGTGCGGCAGGCTATACCATGCCGCTGCCGGGAAAAGACGAAATGTTTAACAGCAGAAAAAAAATGTTGGAGAATATAGTAGTGTCCCTGGGCGGACGGATTGCAGAGGAGCTGATTTTTGATGATATTACAACAGGAGCTTCTCAGGATATTAAGCAGGCATCTCAGATGGCCAGAGCTATGGTAACACAGTACGGGATGTCTGATAAGGTGGGTATGATTCACTACGGTAGTGACGAAGATGAGGTATTTATTGGAAGAGATCTGGCGCATACCCGGAATTATGCGGAAGAAACTGCTGCACTCATTGACAGCGAAGTGAAGCGGATTATTGACGAGTCCTATGCAAAAGCAAAGGAAATTTTAAAAGAGCATGAGGACGTTCTGCACAGGTGTGCAAATCTTCTGATTGAAAAGGAGAAAATCGGCAGAGAAGAGTTTGAAGCTTTATTTTAA
- the hpt gene encoding hypoxanthine phosphoribosyltransferase, whose translation MSEKIRQLLSEEEVDRKIREIGEQISRDYQGKSVHLICVLKGGVFFTCELAKRISVPVSMDFMSVSSYGDDTSSSGVVRIVKDLDETIEGKDVLIVEDIIDSGRTLSHLIEILKQRNPKSLRLCTLLDKPERRVKDVKVDYVCFNIPDEFVVGYGLDYAQKYRNLPYIGVVEL comes from the coding sequence ATGAGTGAAAAAATCCGTCAGTTATTGAGCGAGGAAGAAGTAGACCGTAAAATCCGCGAAATCGGAGAACAGATCAGCAGGGATTACCAGGGAAAAAGCGTACATTTAATCTGTGTGTTAAAGGGCGGCGTGTTTTTTACATGTGAGCTGGCAAAGAGAATTTCTGTGCCGGTAAGTATGGACTTTATGTCTGTATCCAGCTATGGAGATGATACCAGCTCCAGCGGTGTGGTTCGGATTGTAAAGGATCTGGACGAAACCATTGAAGGTAAGGACGTGCTGATTGTGGAGGATATTATTGACTCCGGACGTACCCTCAGCCATCTGATTGAAATTCTGAAACAGAGAAATCCAAAGAGCCTGCGTCTGTGTACCCTTCTGGACAAACCGGAACGCAGAGTCAAAGACGTAAAGGTGGATTATGTATGCTTTAATATTCCAGATGAATTTGTAGTGGGATATGGATTGGATTATGCGCAGAAATACAGAAATCTGCCATATATCGGAGTTGTAGAACTGTAA
- the tilS gene encoding tRNA lysidine(34) synthetase TilS yields the protein MNMEEKVFSYIEKYNMIETGSQVIVGLSGGADSVCLLFLLKQYQKRRNFQLYGLHVNHGIRGAEAKRDEAFSRELCQRFQIPFRAYEFNVPCMAAKEKLSLEEAGRNARRAAFLKLAEELQEGRDGQAAETVPKYGEKACSAEHTAFNGRIQIALAHHENDNAETMLHNLIRGTGAAGLGGIRPVRTADFTSGRLRYIRPLLCVSRREIEEFLTEKQLSWITDSTNLELEYTRNKIRHQLIPMLEMLNPAAVQHMGQTAQNMLLIEEYLQEQADTLYKAYVEPLEEGYCIKKELFGEKELMQSYVVMNVLAQAAGGRRNLTSAHIQEVLALAKGRTGASISLTGGLFASQVYGAVHITHKRQQENPLFPMEFQVLPWEMGQIEEKTYTKWFDYDKIKSSLEVRHRRSGDFFTVNAQGGRKKLKDYFIDCKIPREKRESLTLLADGSHILWIVGYRISEYYKVTSQTKQVLKVQVKGVNKDE from the coding sequence ATGAACATGGAAGAAAAGGTGTTTTCCTATATAGAGAAATACAACATGATAGAAACGGGCAGCCAGGTGATTGTCGGACTTTCCGGCGGTGCAGATTCGGTGTGCCTGTTGTTTTTGTTAAAGCAATATCAGAAGAGGAGGAACTTCCAGCTTTACGGACTGCATGTGAATCATGGAATACGGGGAGCAGAGGCAAAAAGAGATGAGGCATTTTCCAGGGAACTGTGCCAGCGTTTTCAAATTCCCTTTCGTGCATATGAGTTTAATGTACCGTGTATGGCAGCTAAAGAAAAGCTGTCCTTAGAGGAGGCGGGACGAAATGCCAGAAGGGCGGCATTTTTAAAGCTGGCAGAAGAACTGCAGGAAGGCAGGGACGGGCAGGCGGCAGAAACTGTTCCCAAATACGGCGAAAAAGCATGCTCAGCAGAGCATACAGCTTTCAACGGAAGGATTCAAATTGCCCTGGCGCATCATGAGAATGACAATGCAGAAACCATGCTCCACAATCTGATTCGGGGAACTGGGGCAGCAGGCCTTGGGGGAATCCGGCCAGTGCGGACAGCAGATTTTACAAGTGGAAGGCTTCGGTATATTCGCCCCCTTCTGTGTGTTTCCAGAAGAGAAATTGAAGAGTTTTTAACAGAAAAGCAACTTTCCTGGATAACAGACAGTACCAATCTGGAACTGGAGTATACCAGAAATAAAATCCGGCATCAGTTGATACCAATGTTGGAAATGTTGAATCCGGCGGCTGTGCAGCATATGGGACAGACAGCTCAGAACATGCTGCTCATTGAGGAATATTTGCAGGAACAGGCAGATACACTGTATAAAGCCTATGTGGAGCCTTTGGAAGAGGGATATTGTATCAAAAAGGAGCTTTTTGGAGAAAAGGAGCTTATGCAGTCCTATGTGGTGATGAATGTGCTGGCACAGGCTGCAGGCGGACGCAGGAACCTTACGTCCGCACATATACAGGAGGTTCTGGCTCTTGCAAAAGGGCGCACAGGCGCTTCTATTTCTCTTACGGGAGGGCTTTTTGCCAGCCAGGTGTATGGAGCGGTTCATATTACACATAAAAGGCAGCAAGAGAACCCGCTTTTTCCTATGGAATTTCAGGTGCTTCCATGGGAAATGGGGCAAATTGAGGAAAAAACATATACGAAATGGTTTGATTATGATAAAATAAAGAGTAGTCTGGAAGTCAGACACCGCAGAAGCGGTGATTTTTTCACTGTAAATGCACAGGGAGGAAGAAAAAAGCTGAAGGACTATTTTATTGACTGTAAAATACCAAGGGAGAAAAGGGAAAGCCTGACTCTTCTGGCAGACGGTTCTCATATTTTGTGGATTGTGGGATACCGTATCAGCGAATATTATAAAGTTACCAGTCAGACAAAACAAGTATTAAAAGTACAGGTAAAAGGAGTAAACAAAGATGAGTGA
- a CDS encoding SpoIIE family protein phosphatase, with product MQEWIIAMLVISVLLILRDMAKTIFSETKKSAAALAYDRHPQKEKMQRYADSFQKLADSFYGLPYRKDYLSASEIDAMVSEVQEGVCRRCHLNQVCWKQQSVQSYQRVYHLLRVMEENDEEAFRKVRADLTGVCISQGKLVQEAERLMERERQNLIWNNKLLENRMAVAEQLSEMAQLMKMLSRDLFDMTEADVQFREEFARRLKKKHILVRNVWFLEQPDGKLRYYAELKTKGGGCVCAAEAASVLSGLCGTRMVARTEGKTLISKEFSILGFAEEVNFKMLYGAAKITKEKETISGDNYTCTTEENGQFFMCLSDGMGSGLEACQESESIVDTLEQLVEAGFSGETAARMVNSVLNLKNRNGRFSTVDISMVDLYSGMCHFLKAGAATTFIKRDHWVEAISSTSLALGLVQQADFESASKKLYEGDFLIMVTDGVLDALPPEEPEELMKEIILQTHANAAQELGRGILERVLTYSEYRATDDMTVLTAGLWRK from the coding sequence ATGCAGGAATGGATTATTGCCATGCTCGTAATCAGTGTACTGCTTATATTACGGGACATGGCAAAAACTATTTTTTCGGAAACGAAGAAAAGTGCGGCAGCCTTGGCTTATGACCGGCACCCGCAGAAAGAAAAAATGCAGCGCTATGCAGATTCTTTTCAGAAGCTGGCAGACAGTTTTTACGGATTGCCCTATCGGAAGGATTATCTTTCCGCATCAGAAATTGATGCCATGGTATCAGAGGTACAGGAGGGAGTGTGCCGCAGATGTCACTTAAACCAGGTCTGCTGGAAGCAGCAGTCTGTACAGTCTTATCAGAGAGTTTATCACCTGCTTCGTGTTATGGAGGAAAATGATGAGGAAGCCTTTCGAAAAGTAAGGGCAGACCTGACAGGAGTCTGTATCAGCCAGGGAAAACTGGTGCAGGAAGCAGAACGGCTTATGGAGCGGGAAAGACAGAACCTGATCTGGAACAACAAGCTTTTGGAAAACCGCATGGCAGTGGCAGAGCAGCTTTCAGAAATGGCGCAGCTTATGAAAATGCTTTCCAGAGATTTGTTTGACATGACAGAGGCAGATGTGCAGTTTCGGGAGGAATTTGCCAGAAGACTGAAGAAAAAACATATACTGGTAAGGAATGTCTGGTTTTTGGAGCAGCCAGACGGAAAACTGCGGTATTATGCAGAGCTGAAGACAAAGGGCGGAGGTTGTGTGTGTGCAGCAGAGGCAGCGTCTGTACTTTCCGGCTTGTGTGGGACTCGCATGGTGGCAAGGACAGAGGGAAAGACACTTATCAGCAAGGAGTTTTCCATTCTGGGCTTTGCTGAAGAGGTGAATTTTAAAATGCTCTATGGAGCTGCAAAGATTACCAAGGAAAAGGAAACCATTTCCGGGGACAATTACACCTGTACCACAGAGGAGAATGGGCAGTTTTTCATGTGTCTTTCTGACGGCATGGGTTCCGGGCTGGAAGCATGTCAGGAGAGCGAAAGTATTGTGGACACTCTGGAGCAGTTGGTAGAAGCGGGGTTTTCCGGGGAAACCGCAGCGCGAATGGTAAATTCCGTGCTGAATCTGAAGAACCGTAACGGCAGGTTTTCTACTGTGGATATTTCCATGGTGGATTTGTATTCCGGTATGTGTCATTTCCTGAAAGCAGGAGCAGCAACCACCTTTATTAAGAGAGATCACTGGGTAGAAGCTATTTCCTCTACCAGTCTGGCGCTGGGGCTGGTACAGCAGGCGGATTTTGAATCTGCGTCTAAGAAGCTGTACGAGGGAGATTTTCTTATTATGGTGACAGACGGTGTGCTGGACGCCCTGCCCCCGGAGGAACCGGAGGAGCTGATGAAGGAGATTATTCTGCAGACTCATGCAAATGCGGCGCAGGAGTTGGGACGGGGGATTTTAGAGCGGGTGCTTACATACAGTGAATACCGGGCAACGGACGATATGACTGTGCTGACAGCCGGATTATGGAGGAAATAA
- a CDS encoding FtsB family cell division protein: MKKRKKRNSQNKIAMLSITFVVAVLFIAMMTKSLKLQQQISDCRTEIKAVESQMEEEKERTKEIDEIKERMDTDEYVAEVAREKLGLVKDNEIVFKEEEK; this comes from the coding sequence ATGAAGAAAAGAAAAAAGAGAAATTCCCAAAACAAAATCGCAATGCTTAGTATTACCTTTGTTGTGGCAGTCCTGTTTATTGCCATGATGACAAAGAGCCTGAAGCTGCAGCAGCAGATTTCAGACTGCAGGACAGAGATAAAGGCAGTGGAAAGCCAGATGGAAGAAGAGAAAGAACGTACAAAAGAGATTGATGAGATAAAAGAACGCATGGACACAGACGAATATGTGGCAGAGGTTGCCAGAGAAAAGCTGGGGCTTGTAAAGGATAATGAGATTGTGTTCAAGGAAGAGGAAAAATAG
- the yabQ gene encoding spore cortex biosynthesis protein YabQ — protein sequence MSAYMQEELLFFCRAFWSGVCLAAGYELLLVFRNLVSHRSFLIGMEDIVYWCCVALYLFRMIYQGNDGVIRSYVLLSVCLGAFVFHIGPGRVLAEFLTRIFREIFRFLRLAAKPLGKWRKRLKFLWDRVKISLYEQKAMQKIRKWKNEEKKKEKFPKQNRNA from the coding sequence ATGAGCGCCTATATGCAGGAAGAACTGCTTTTCTTTTGCCGGGCTTTCTGGTCCGGGGTGTGCCTGGCAGCAGGCTATGAGCTGCTCCTTGTTTTTCGGAATCTGGTTTCCCACAGATCTTTTCTTATCGGTATGGAGGACATTGTTTACTGGTGCTGTGTAGCTTTGTACCTGTTTCGAATGATTTACCAGGGGAATGACGGCGTTATCCGAAGCTATGTACTGCTGTCCGTGTGTCTGGGCGCCTTTGTTTTCCACATAGGGCCGGGAAGAGTGCTGGCAGAGTTTTTAACCCGTATTTTCAGAGAAATATTCCGTTTTCTGAGGTTGGCGGCAAAACCTCTTGGAAAGTGGAGAAAAAGGTTGAAATTTCTATGGGATAGAGTTAAAATTTCCCTATATGAACAAAAGGCTATGCAGAAAATCAGGAAATGGAAAAATGAAGAAAAGAAAAAAGAGAAATTCCCAAAACAAAATCGCAATGCTTAG
- the yabP gene encoding sporulation protein YabP produces the protein MEEKQRKAVHKIQITDRSTGTVTGVKDVNSFDEKEISLVTEEGVLMIKGEELHVTRLDLEKQEIDLAGRVDSLAYSQGIAKAKGGEGMLKRLLG, from the coding sequence TTGGAAGAAAAGCAGAGAAAAGCAGTTCATAAAATTCAGATTACAGACAGAAGTACAGGTACGGTCACGGGCGTAAAGGACGTCAATTCCTTTGACGAAAAGGAAATCAGTCTGGTGACAGAGGAAGGTGTGCTGATGATAAAGGGCGAGGAGCTTCATGTAACCAGGCTGGATCTGGAAAAGCAGGAGATCGATCTTGCAGGAAGGGTGGATAGTCTGGCATACAGTCAGGGAATTGCAAAAGCCAAAGGCGGAGAAGGTATGCTGAAAAGGCTTTTGGGATAG
- a CDS encoding RNA-binding S4 domain-containing protein, whose product MRLDKYLKVSRLIKRRTVANEACDAGRVLINDKPAKASAQVKAGDILEIRFGSKNVRVEVLDVQETVKKEAAGDLFKYL is encoded by the coding sequence ATGAGATTAGATAAGTATTTGAAAGTATCCAGACTGATTAAGCGCAGAACCGTAGCAAACGAGGCCTGTGATGCAGGCAGGGTACTGATTAATGACAAGCCTGCCAAGGCATCTGCTCAGGTGAAGGCAGGGGATATTCTGGAAATCCGTTTCGGAAGCAAGAATGTCCGCGTAGAGGTGTTGGATGTGCAGGAGACTGTTAAGAAAGAGGCAGCAGGAGATTTGTTTAAGTATCTGTAA
- a CDS encoding HU family DNA-binding protein, with protein MNRTELVAAMAEKSQLSKKDAESALKAFIDVVSEEMQKGEKIQLVGFGTFEVSERAAREGRNPQTGETMTIAASKSPKFKAGKALKDLVNA; from the coding sequence ATGAACAGAACAGAATTAGTTGCTGCTATGGCAGAAAAATCACAGTTATCCAAAAAAGATGCAGAATCAGCTTTAAAGGCTTTTATTGATGTTGTATCCGAAGAAATGCAGAAAGGTGAAAAAATCCAGTTGGTTGGATTCGGTACTTTTGAAGTTTCTGAAAGAGCAGCAAGAGAGGGAAGAAATCCTCAGACAGGTGAAACCATGACAATTGCAGCATCTAAATCTCCGAAGTTCAAAGCAGGAAAGGCTTTAAAAGATTTAGTAAACGCTTAA
- a CDS encoding phospho-sugar mutase: MDYKKLYEEWLANPYFDENTKAELKAIEKDENEIKERFYKDLEFGTAGLRGVIGAGTNRMNIYTVRKTTQGLANYIAAVGGQAKGVAIAHDSRRMSPEFAKEAALCLAANGIKAYIFDSLRPTPELSFAVRKLGCIAGINITASHNPPEYNGYKVYWEDGAQITPPHDTGIMGEVQKVTDYNTVKTMNEEAAKEAGLFVVIGQEIDDAYMEELKSQVLHMDAIKDMAKELKIVYSPLHGTGNIPARRVLKELGFENVYVVKEQELPDGEFPTVSYPNPEADEAFDLGLKLAKEVDADLVLATDPDADRLGVRVKDSKTGEYHTLTGNMSGCLLADYEIGQRKEINGSLPADGAMISTIVTTNMAAAIAKYYGVRFIEVLTGFKYIGQQILGFETKGEGTYLFGFEESYGCLIGTHARDKDAIVATMALCEAAAYYKTKNMTLWDAMIAMYEKYGYYKDDIQSITLKGIEGLEKIQTILENLRKNPPAEIGSYKVLSARDYKADTIVNMETKEVKTTGLPSSNVLYYDLNDDAWVCVRPSGTEPKIKIYYGIKGNSLEDADAKSAALGKEVKALIDKMM; encoded by the coding sequence ATGGATTATAAAAAACTTTATGAAGAGTGGCTGGCAAATCCGTATTTTGATGAAAATACAAAAGCAGAGTTAAAAGCCATTGAAAAGGATGAAAATGAAATCAAGGAACGTTTTTATAAAGATCTGGAGTTCGGCACAGCAGGTCTGCGCGGCGTTATCGGTGCAGGTACAAACCGTATGAATATCTATACAGTCAGAAAGACCACACAGGGGCTGGCAAATTATATTGCAGCCGTGGGCGGACAGGCTAAAGGTGTTGCCATTGCTCATGATTCCCGCCGTATGTCACCGGAATTTGCAAAGGAAGCAGCTCTTTGTCTGGCTGCAAACGGCATAAAGGCTTATATTTTTGATTCTTTAAGACCGACACCGGAACTGTCCTTTGCTGTACGCAAATTAGGCTGTATTGCAGGTATTAATATTACAGCAAGCCATAACCCGCCGGAATACAATGGTTATAAGGTATACTGGGAAGACGGGGCACAGATTACACCGCCTCATGATACCGGTATTATGGGCGAAGTTCAGAAAGTAACCGATTACAATACAGTAAAGACCATGAATGAGGAAGCTGCAAAAGAAGCAGGACTTTTCGTGGTTATCGGTCAGGAAATTGACGATGCTTACATGGAAGAGTTAAAGAGCCAGGTTCTGCACATGGACGCGATCAAAGACATGGCAAAGGAACTGAAAATCGTATACAGCCCTCTTCATGGAACAGGAAATATTCCTGCAAGACGTGTGTTAAAGGAGCTGGGCTTTGAAAATGTATATGTAGTAAAAGAGCAGGAGCTTCCTGACGGAGAATTTCCTACAGTCAGCTATCCGAATCCTGAGGCAGACGAAGCCTTTGACCTGGGACTGAAGCTGGCAAAGGAAGTAGACGCAGATTTAGTACTGGCTACAGACCCTGATGCAGACCGTCTGGGCGTGCGTGTGAAAGACAGCAAGACAGGAGAATATCATACTCTTACCGGAAATATGTCCGGTTGCCTGCTGGCAGACTATGAAATCGGACAGAGAAAAGAGATAAACGGCTCTCTTCCGGCTGACGGCGCTATGATTTCTACCATTGTTACCACCAACATGGCAGCAGCTATTGCAAAATACTATGGCGTAAGATTCATTGAAGTGCTGACAGGCTTTAAGTATATCGGACAGCAGATTCTGGGCTTTGAAACAAAGGGTGAAGGCACTTATCTCTTTGGCTTCGAGGAAAGCTACGGCTGTCTGATTGGCACACATGCAAGAGATAAGGACGCGATTGTGGCAACTATGGCTCTGTGCGAGGCAGCAGCTTACTATAAGACAAAGAACATGACACTTTGGGACGCTATGATTGCCATGTATGAAAAATACGGCTATTACAAAGATGATATTCAGTCTATTACATTAAAAGGTATAGAGGGACTGGAAAAAATTCAGACAATCCTGGAGAATTTAAGAAAGAATCCTCCGGCAGAAATCGGCAGCTACAAGGTACTTTCTGCAAGAGATTACAAGGCAGACACCATTGTGAACATGGAAACAAAGGAAGTAAAGACAACCGGACTTCCAAGCTCCAATGTGCTGTATTATGACCTGAACGATGACGCATGGGTTTGCGTTCGTCCTTCCGGTACAGAGCCGAAGATTAAGATTTATTATGGCATCAAGGGAAACTCTTTAGAGGACGCAGATGCAAAATCAGCAGCCCTTGGAAAAGAAGTAAAGGCACTCATTGACAAAATGATGTAA
- a CDS encoding protein kinase family protein, whose amino-acid sequence MYDHGLSILEQYGLESTAVYRTRGAIICETEEGRVLIREFCGTPRKLENQAVLLSEIAGKCQVFVDELLPNQEGAYISVDRENTAYIVKRWFEGRECDARYEGDVCTGAAALASLHKVMKMPVQSHYVRESLIREYQRHNAELRKIRKFVSVKKKKNDFELRFLDSIRCFLGHAEAALYRLEHSGYEQLRTWALEQGSICHGEYNQHNVWILSDKEHVAVTNFDKWGFDVQAADLYQFMRKILEKHDWNLKLGQKLLESYEAVRPLSEAEKEYLALRFSYPEKYWKLANYYYTHNKAWISEKNLEKLKKLMAQYEKWQNFSGKMLL is encoded by the coding sequence GTGTATGACCATGGATTAAGTATCTTAGAGCAATACGGCCTGGAATCCACTGCCGTGTACCGTACAAGAGGAGCCATAATCTGTGAAACAGAGGAAGGAAGAGTGCTGATAAGAGAATTTTGCGGGACACCCAGGAAGCTGGAGAACCAGGCTGTTCTTTTGTCTGAGATAGCCGGGAAATGCCAGGTGTTTGTAGATGAGCTTCTTCCCAATCAGGAGGGGGCCTATATCTCTGTAGACAGGGAAAATACAGCGTATATTGTGAAACGCTGGTTTGAGGGCAGAGAATGCGATGCCCGTTATGAGGGAGATGTCTGTACCGGAGCGGCGGCTCTGGCAAGTTTACATAAAGTGATGAAAATGCCGGTACAGAGTCATTATGTCAGAGAATCTCTGATTCGAGAGTATCAAAGGCATAATGCAGAACTTCGAAAAATCCGCAAATTTGTGTCTGTCAAGAAGAAAAAGAATGATTTTGAACTGCGCTTCCTGGACAGTATCCGTTGTTTTCTGGGACACGCGGAGGCTGCGCTTTATAGATTGGAGCATTCAGGCTATGAGCAGTTAAGAACATGGGCATTGGAACAGGGAAGTATCTGCCATGGAGAATACAATCAGCACAATGTTTGGATTTTAAGTGATAAGGAACATGTAGCAGTGACGAATTTTGACAAATGGGGATTCGATGTACAGGCAGCAGATTTGTATCAGTTTATGAGAAAAATCCTGGAAAAGCATGACTGGAATCTGAAGCTGGGACAAAAGCTTCTGGAAAGCTATGAGGCAGTTCGTCCGCTTTCTGAAGCTGAAAAGGAATATCTGGCGCTTCGTTTTTCCTATCCGGAGAAATACTGGAAGCTGGCTAACTATTATTATACCCACAACAAAGCCTGGATTTCGGAAAAAAATCTGGAGAAGCTGAAAAAGCTAATGGCACAGTATGAAAAATGGCAGAATTTTTCGGGAAAAATGCTATTGTAA